A part of Candidatus Bathyarchaeota archaeon genomic DNA contains:
- a CDS encoding peroxiredoxin produces MVNVIVGEKAPDFTLLDSNMQPRSLHEFMGQKVVLTFFVGAFTATCTMEACSFRDAMDRLTDLDAQVIGVSVNDPNANREFQQKEKLFFPILSDDKLEVVKLYGLELPGDEAVEGFVAAKRAVFILDQEGIIRYMWASKNPSVEPDYSELQVELTKIA; encoded by the coding sequence TTGGTTAATGTTATAGTTGGAGAGAAGGCTCCTGACTTCACTTTACTGGATTCAAACATGCAGCCCAGAAGCCTACATGAGTTTATGGGGCAAAAAGTTGTTTTAACCTTTTTTGTGGGCGCCTTCACTGCAACCTGCACGATGGAGGCTTGTTCCTTCCGTGATGCTATGGATAGGCTCACTGATTTAGATGCGCAGGTCATCGGTGTCAGCGTCAACGACCCCAACGCAAACAGGGAATTTCAGCAAAAAGAAAAACTATTCTTCCCCATACTTAGCGACGACAAACTTGAAGTCGTCAAACTCTACGGTTTAGAGTTGCCGGGCGATGAGGCAGTGGAGGGGTTTGTGGCTGCGAAACGTGCAGTGTTCATCCTTGACCAAGAGGGCATCATACGATATATGTGGGCGTCAAAAAACCCCAGCGTTGAACCAGACTACAGCGAATTGCAGGTGGAGCTAACCAAAATCGCCTAA
- a CDS encoding 30S ribosomal protein S17e yields the protein MGKVKTEQIKHLGKELMTRFPNKFTTNFDDNKRLVDEYTKGTTTRVRNKVAGYITRTLSLAQAGSADESDIEEELAE from the coding sequence CTGGGAAAAGTAAAGACTGAGCAGATTAAGCATCTGGGCAAAGAACTAATGACTCGCTTCCCCAACAAATTCACCACCAACTTCGACGACAACAAACGCTTAGTGGACGAATACACCAAAGGCACCACCACGCGAGTCCGAAACAAAGTTGCAGGATACATAACACGTACCCTATCATTAGCTCAAGCCGGCTCTGCAGACGAATCTGACATCGAAGAAGAACTCGCCGAATAA
- a CDS encoding TatD family hydrolase, translating to MNLIDAHIHLSDTGYSGHIDEVIADAKKAGVKALMTNSMDLQTCQSDIQLAALHPNIIYPALGIHPWNVNVLKEGELEATISYIQAQRGAVKAIGEIGLDYKYESIWEKQLMVFDRMLHLAESLNLPVIIHSRGTTDKIVEMLPSYNLNRVLLHWFSHPMAALKKAIDNGYYITEGPPVTYSNGIREVVENTPLTHLLTETDGPVAYWKQPFKGQLTKPSFIQNVVAAVAEIKKQPQEEVAQQVARNFEGFFGIKLA from the coding sequence ATGAACCTGATAGACGCACACATCCACCTGTCCGACACAGGATACAGCGGCCACATAGACGAAGTTATAGCTGACGCAAAAAAAGCAGGCGTCAAAGCATTAATGACTAACTCAATGGATCTGCAGACCTGCCAAAGCGACATTCAACTTGCCGCTTTGCACCCCAACATCATCTACCCCGCATTGGGCATTCACCCCTGGAACGTCAACGTCCTCAAGGAAGGTGAACTTGAAGCAACCATAAGCTACATTCAAGCCCAACGTGGCGCCGTGAAAGCCATCGGAGAAATCGGTTTAGACTACAAATACGAATCCATCTGGGAAAAGCAACTGATGGTTTTCGACCGGATGCTGCATCTTGCCGAGTCCCTAAACCTCCCAGTCATCATCCACTCGAGAGGCACCACCGACAAAATCGTGGAGATGCTTCCCAGCTACAACCTAAACCGCGTGCTCCTCCATTGGTTCAGCCACCCCATGGCAGCCCTCAAAAAAGCCATCGACAACGGCTACTACATAACCGAAGGACCACCAGTCACATACTCCAACGGCATCCGCGAAGTCGTCGAAAACACGCCCCTCACCCACCTGCTCACCGAAACCGATGGTCCAGTCGCCTACTGGAAACAGCCCTTCAAGGGACAACTTACCAAGCCCTCCTTCATCCAGAACGTGGTAGCCGCGGTGGCGGAAATCAAAAAGCAGCCCCAAGAAGAAGTTGCCCAGCAAGTCGCCAGGAACTTTGAGGGCTTCTTTGGCATAAAACTTGCCTAA
- a CDS encoding NFYB/HAP3 family transcription factor subunit has product MPLKRKRTRSEADMTELEIAVAPMHRLCKKAGADRVSEAAAKELAKALEEIGIKIAKESLDFAMHAGRKTIKAEDIEIAARKIMGK; this is encoded by the coding sequence ATGCCTTTAAAAAGAAAAAGAACCAGAAGTGAAGCTGATATGACTGAATTAGAAATTGCTGTAGCTCCCATGCATAGACTCTGCAAGAAAGCTGGCGCTGACCGAGTAAGCGAAGCCGCAGCCAAAGAACTTGCCAAAGCCCTCGAGGAAATCGGCATCAAAATCGCCAAGGAATCACTGGATTTCGCGATGCACGCTGGAAGAAAAACCATCAAAGCGGAAGATATCGAAATAGCCGCAAGAAAAATCATGGGCAAGTAA
- a CDS encoding InlB B-repeat-containing protein, producing MGKGAGKIGVSLVLVLIVSCGLSFASLANAQSYYYPLSQNWLNVQVNYPGAGYVYPGSGYFYYGSTVYAYVYTNPGYVFNGWYLNGVYQGKLTSIPITMTQDYTLVATFSVRTVCLTITNNPYGGGQTAPTAGIWNYSIGSTVTVTAYPNAGCNFSGWYLDGVYQGLGTSISVPMTQDRQIGAFYSGNIPDVTPSPSPQATPNPTPPNSNLPVPSLSFYCASSTTSSGFKVNIDGALVYNQIGLSGSGILFAYSANGGQTWHDLAYLITGDGGNFSAVWMPSASGNYLIKGTWLGDDAYAPLTTAISFAVTPSNNEDDNVFSVSSNSTLSALNFDSEADQLGFTVSGPSGTVGYVQICIPQSVMPVVANLKIYLDGQEVPYHTYAENNAWIITTEYTHSTHSVVMALDGSSAPLIGDVSESMLVPILVGVVVVSLLVAIVSVVLMSRQRKQIKNQDAPQ from the coding sequence ATGGGCAAAGGCGCGGGCAAGATAGGCGTTTCATTAGTTTTGGTTCTAATCGTAAGCTGCGGTTTATCGTTTGCGTCGTTAGCAAACGCGCAGTCATACTATTATCCTCTTTCACAGAACTGGCTAAACGTCCAAGTTAACTATCCTGGAGCAGGCTACGTGTATCCCGGTTCAGGATACTTCTACTATGGCTCAACCGTCTACGCCTACGTTTACACCAACCCCGGCTACGTTTTCAACGGCTGGTACCTCAACGGAGTCTACCAGGGAAAACTCACCTCTATCCCCATAACCATGACCCAGGACTACACTCTGGTAGCAACATTTAGCGTCCGAACAGTCTGCCTCACAATCACAAACAACCCCTACGGCGGCGGCCAAACCGCGCCGACTGCAGGCATATGGAATTACTCCATCGGCTCCACCGTAACCGTCACGGCGTATCCGAATGCGGGCTGCAACTTCAGCGGCTGGTACCTTGACGGCGTCTATCAGGGACTGGGAACCAGCATATCTGTGCCCATGACCCAGGACCGCCAAATAGGCGCATTCTACTCAGGAAACATCCCCGATGTCACACCCTCCCCCTCTCCGCAGGCAACCCCTAACCCCACGCCGCCAAACAGCAACTTGCCAGTCCCAAGCCTATCATTCTACTGCGCCAGCTCCACCACCTCATCGGGCTTTAAAGTAAACATAGACGGCGCCTTAGTCTACAATCAAATCGGGCTTTCAGGCTCAGGCATACTTTTCGCGTACAGCGCCAACGGAGGACAAACATGGCATGACCTGGCTTACCTCATTACGGGCGACGGAGGCAACTTCTCCGCGGTTTGGATGCCCTCTGCATCAGGCAACTACCTTATCAAAGGCACCTGGCTCGGCGACGACGCCTACGCGCCACTAACAACCGCCATAAGCTTTGCCGTGACGCCCTCAAATAACGAGGACGACAACGTCTTCTCGGTTTCCTCCAACTCCACGCTCTCCGCGTTAAACTTCGACTCAGAGGCGGATCAATTAGGCTTCACCGTTTCGGGTCCATCAGGCACCGTCGGCTACGTACAAATATGTATCCCCCAGTCGGTTATGCCGGTGGTGGCGAACCTCAAAATCTACCTTGACGGCCAAGAAGTACCCTACCACACATACGCAGAAAACAACGCCTGGATAATCACCACAGAGTACACGCACAGCACGCACTCGGTGGTTATGGCGCTGGACGGTTCATCTGCTCCCCTAATCGGCGATGTATCAGAGTCTATGCTGGTGCCGATTCTAGTCGGGGTCGTGGTGGTTTCGCTGCTGGTGGCAATCGTCAGCGTGGTTTTGATGTCTAGGCAGAGAAAACAGATCAAAAACCAAGACGCCCCACAGTAA
- a CDS encoding MoaD/ThiS family protein, giving the protein MPQTIKFIGALRHISGKKQLTLNCPQGTTIAEVVAALTTQFPAFKSIFSDQELNDAKSNSLILVNGKEISILEGYQTKVGADDEVVFVPVVHGG; this is encoded by the coding sequence ATGCCCCAGACCATAAAATTCATCGGTGCCCTACGCCACATCTCAGGCAAAAAACAGTTAACCCTCAACTGCCCCCAAGGCACCACCATCGCGGAGGTCGTGGCTGCCCTAACCACGCAGTTCCCCGCCTTCAAAAGCATCTTCAGCGACCAGGAACTCAACGATGCCAAATCCAACTCCCTTATCCTTGTCAACGGCAAAGAAATCAGCATCCTCGAGGGGTACCAAACCAAAGTCGGCGCCGACGACGAAGTCGTGTTTGTGCCCGTGGTGCATGGTGGCTGA
- a CDS encoding S-adenosyl-l-methionine hydroxide adenosyltransferase family protein: protein MITLTTDFGLKDPYVAEMKGAILSINPQAQIIDVSHGVDKFSVRMAAFMLASAAPYFPDGTVHVAVVDPGVGTQRRAIAVQTQRAFFVGPDNGVLMLAAQAQGIQRIYEISNPKLMLPTVSCTFHGRDIFAPAAAHLSQGVAIQSFGPELFDPQTPMFTQVECRNGVLGAEVLHVDGFGNVVTNLTRKDLANAASVSVRFHHACLQLPVTRTYADAEPLQAVALFGSSGFLEVALNQGSFHEKYRVNIGDKVEVTPAT, encoded by the coding sequence ATGATTACTCTAACCACCGATTTCGGACTCAAAGACCCCTATGTTGCAGAAATGAAAGGCGCAATTTTAAGCATCAACCCGCAGGCTCAGATAATCGATGTTTCCCATGGCGTCGACAAATTCAGCGTCCGCATGGCAGCGTTTATGCTGGCGTCAGCCGCACCCTACTTTCCAGACGGCACCGTGCATGTGGCGGTGGTTGACCCCGGCGTCGGCACACAGCGGCGCGCAATAGCTGTGCAGACCCAGAGGGCCTTTTTTGTGGGTCCAGACAACGGCGTGCTGATGCTGGCGGCGCAGGCACAGGGAATCCAGCGCATATACGAAATCTCAAACCCCAAGCTGATGCTGCCCACTGTATCCTGCACGTTTCATGGCAGAGACATCTTTGCACCCGCAGCAGCGCACCTCAGCCAAGGCGTTGCCATCCAGAGCTTCGGACCAGAACTCTTTGACCCCCAAACCCCCATGTTCACTCAGGTGGAATGCAGAAACGGCGTTTTAGGCGCCGAAGTGCTGCATGTGGACGGCTTTGGCAACGTAGTCACCAACTTAACCCGAAAAGACCTCGCCAACGCAGCCTCCGTCTCGGTTAGGTTCCATCATGCCTGCCTACAGTTGCCGGTAACACGTACCTACGCGGATGCTGAGCCGTTGCAGGCAGTTGCCCTCTTTGGCAGCAGCGGCTTTCTGGAGGTAGCGCTCAACCAGGGCAGCTTCCACGAGAAATACCGCGTGAACATCGGCGACAAAGTAGAGGTTACGCCGGCGACCTGA
- a CDS encoding DUF354 domain-containing protein, which translates to MRVWYDACTGKHTRYGAAIGKALRDRGHEFIFTTRLHPDTLPLARLLGEKPLVVGKYDPSTNTSRLRESAERIIEFAKLFEKNRPDAAVAHQSVELCRVAFGLGIPIILTADTPHALAVNRLTIPFAHTVVVSEGLPKGFAKQYCPKRVVTFRGVDEAAWIQGYQSAKLNVKKPLIVLRQVEAKAAYAEGKADTASPLSLQLSKLGNVHLLNRYNGGGDAFKEKTVFEDSASLVANADLVVSYGGTISREAALQGVPSIVVGDMANTPVNVYTAKRGFPLFIAREEKVMALARQYLGRRFDVADKLAAMENPVDVIVAELESLRSPA; encoded by the coding sequence ATGAGGGTTTGGTATGACGCCTGCACGGGCAAGCATACCCGCTACGGCGCCGCCATCGGCAAAGCCCTCCGAGACCGCGGACACGAATTTATCTTTACCACCCGCCTGCACCCCGACACGTTGCCGCTGGCGCGTCTTTTAGGCGAAAAACCCCTTGTCGTCGGGAAATATGACCCCTCCACTAACACCTCGCGGCTCAGGGAAAGCGCCGAGCGCATAATCGAATTCGCCAAGCTTTTCGAAAAAAATCGCCCCGACGCCGCGGTCGCGCATCAATCCGTGGAGCTTTGCCGCGTCGCATTCGGTTTAGGCATACCCATCATTTTAACTGCGGATACACCCCACGCGTTGGCAGTGAACAGACTCACCATCCCCTTTGCCCATACAGTGGTGGTTTCTGAGGGGCTGCCGAAGGGTTTTGCCAAGCAGTACTGTCCCAAAAGGGTGGTGACGTTTCGCGGCGTGGATGAGGCAGCGTGGATTCAGGGTTATCAGTCTGCGAAGCTAAACGTTAAGAAGCCGCTGATTGTGCTTCGCCAAGTTGAAGCCAAAGCCGCCTACGCCGAGGGCAAAGCAGACACCGCCAGCCCCCTCAGCCTGCAGCTCTCCAAGTTAGGCAACGTGCATCTGCTGAACCGCTACAACGGGGGAGGCGACGCTTTCAAAGAGAAAACCGTTTTTGAGGACTCCGCAAGTCTTGTGGCGAACGCGGATTTGGTGGTGAGCTACGGGGGAACCATCAGCCGAGAAGCCGCTCTGCAGGGTGTGCCAAGCATAGTCGTCGGCGACATGGCAAACACGCCCGTTAACGTCTACACCGCTAAGAGGGGCTTTCCGCTTTTCATAGCACGCGAAGAGAAGGTGATGGCGCTTGCAAGGCAGTATTTGGGCAGGCGGTTTGATGTGGCTGACAAGTTGGCGGCGATGGAGAACCCCGTTGACGTCATAGTAGCTGAACTTGAAAGCCTCAGGTCGCCGGCGTAA
- a CDS encoding N-acetyltransferase, translating into MQNAKRGVGIVTGKNVQIGEGCAIWNYVVIGDNTRIGEGCIIGSFVDLGKDVVLGRNCNIQAHVTISNGCVLGEGVFIAPNSSLLNDKYPKSSFMTPPVIKDGAAIGGGVTILPSVTVGEKAVVGGGSVVTKDVAACTVVAGCPARKVMSLAEFEAKREEFLADKRRVN; encoded by the coding sequence ATGCAGAATGCTAAGCGTGGAGTAGGAATCGTCACCGGCAAGAATGTGCAGATAGGCGAGGGCTGTGCTATCTGGAACTATGTGGTTATCGGTGATAACACCCGAATCGGGGAGGGCTGCATCATCGGCAGCTTTGTGGATTTGGGCAAAGATGTGGTTTTGGGTAGAAACTGCAATATTCAAGCTCACGTGACTATCTCTAACGGCTGCGTGCTCGGCGAGGGCGTGTTTATTGCTCCTAATAGTAGCCTGCTAAACGATAAGTATCCTAAAAGCTCATTCATGACGCCTCCCGTGATTAAGGACGGCGCGGCTATCGGCGGCGGAGTTACCATCCTGCCCTCTGTTACTGTTGGCGAGAAAGCTGTTGTGGGCGGGGGTAGCGTGGTCACTAAGGATGTGGCTGCGTGTACGGTGGTGGCGGGTTGCCCGGCCCGTAAGGTTATGTCGCTTGCTGAGTTTGAGGCGAAACGCGAAGAGTTTTTGGCGGATAAGCGCAGGGTGAACTGA
- a CDS encoding GDP-mannose dehydrogenase: MTKETVLIVGLGEIGHALFMLYQQKSEDFSVYGLDLDEAKMRQLNQTKTAVPPQIDTLQICLPCANPERFADVVAGYASQYKPTLVVNNSTVPPGTTLKVAAQIGCPIVHSPSRGVHITAEHMVWEMKRWPKYVGGATPKASALAKAHFEKLGLTVKVLKGCTETELAKVFETTYRAWMITCFQEMHRISRKYGADFNDALDFLEDTHRQRLDRPIMFPGYIGGHCLIPNTELLLKSYDSDMLRLILESNQKRKDEMQNPQIKAEAEAVAKRADKLERELAGEENVTLPQSRRGRDACT; this comes from the coding sequence TTGACCAAAGAAACAGTGCTAATCGTGGGCCTAGGCGAAATCGGACACGCCCTATTCATGCTCTACCAACAAAAAAGCGAGGATTTTTCGGTTTACGGCTTAGATTTAGACGAAGCAAAAATGCGTCAGCTCAACCAAACCAAAACGGCGGTGCCCCCCCAAATCGACACCCTCCAAATTTGCCTACCCTGCGCCAACCCTGAGCGATTCGCAGACGTCGTCGCCGGCTACGCCTCCCAATACAAACCCACGTTGGTCGTTAACAACAGCACGGTTCCGCCGGGCACCACCCTAAAAGTTGCCGCCCAAATAGGCTGCCCCATCGTGCATTCGCCCTCCCGGGGCGTCCACATCACCGCCGAGCATATGGTTTGGGAGATGAAGCGTTGGCCAAAATACGTCGGCGGCGCCACCCCAAAAGCATCTGCGCTGGCCAAAGCGCATTTTGAGAAGCTGGGCTTAACTGTCAAGGTCCTCAAAGGCTGCACCGAAACCGAACTAGCCAAAGTCTTCGAAACCACCTACCGCGCCTGGATGATAACCTGCTTCCAAGAAATGCATCGCATCAGCCGCAAATACGGCGCAGACTTCAACGACGCCCTAGACTTCCTCGAAGACACCCACCGCCAACGCCTCGACCGCCCCATCATGTTCCCCGGCTACATCGGCGGCCACTGCCTCATACCCAACACGGAGCTGCTGCTGAAAAGCTACGACAGCGACATGCTACGGTTGATTTTGGAGTCTAACCAGAAACGCAAAGACGAAATGCAGAACCCGCAGATCAAAGCGGAAGCTGAAGCGGTGGCGAAGCGTGCCGATAAGCTGGAGCGGGAGCTTGCGGGGGAAGAAAACGTCACTTTGCCCCAGTCACGTAGGGGCAGAGACGCCTGCACATAG
- a CDS encoding CTP-dependent riboflavin kinase, whose protein sequence is MTQITVEGTVYSGKGEGKRFVGLPWVKQQIQQKLGFVPYDGTLNLRLTEAGIEKRRLIEQAEGVLVVPQSGFCPGVLYRAQIGNQACAVVIPQVAAYPKDVLEVIAAVCLREKFGLVDGSVVSVTVSV, encoded by the coding sequence TTGACGCAGATAACCGTTGAAGGCACGGTATATTCTGGGAAAGGCGAAGGCAAACGGTTTGTGGGGTTGCCCTGGGTTAAGCAGCAGATACAGCAGAAGCTGGGTTTTGTACCCTACGACGGCACCCTAAACCTCCGGCTTACAGAAGCAGGCATAGAGAAACGCAGGTTAATTGAGCAAGCCGAGGGCGTTTTGGTTGTGCCCCAAAGCGGATTCTGCCCCGGCGTCCTCTACCGAGCCCAAATCGGCAACCAAGCCTGCGCCGTGGTGATTCCCCAGGTGGCTGCTTACCCAAAAGATGTCCTGGAAGTCATTGCAGCTGTTTGTTTGAGGGAGAAATTTGGGTTAGTGGATGGCAGCGTGGTTTCGGTAACGGTGTCTGTTTAG
- a CDS encoding acetate--CoA ligase family protein — protein MDAELQKLDAFFNPKSVAVIGATKKVDKAGYVIFKNLATNKDRSVFKGELYPVNPGEDSILGYKCHKSLSKIPGEVELIVVIVPAKIVPSVMEEAVAKKVKTAIIISSGFKEVGNKDLEAQVIAAAAKGGIRVLGPNCLGVYYSKTGIDTLFLPETKVLTTGEDVVATPRPLPGNIAMVTQSGAFGVAALDYLTGRQMGVSKFVSFGNKSDVSESDILHYLLYDNETKVILVYLEDVKSGREFLKIAKKVTVKKPVVVIKSGRSAAGARAAASHTGAIAGSDKIYDAAFEQGGVIRARDMEEFFDIGKALAMQPPAMGKNIGILTDAGGPGVMTVDELESLGLTVERFCEETDRKFEELKAKDVILKIAATHNPVDLTGSVTDDMFVTAADIMFQDPQIYGIILLGLHHMPGLREKYIDGIVEISKKYNKPIVMCDIGATEMALYTRSRFDRLCVPSFESPEDAARAMAALVSYGEYLKRNGCADEYIAKFKKNCKP, from the coding sequence ATGGACGCAGAACTTCAGAAGCTAGATGCCTTCTTTAACCCAAAGTCAGTCGCGGTTATCGGCGCAACCAAAAAAGTCGATAAAGCAGGATATGTCATCTTCAAAAACCTCGCCACCAACAAGGACCGCAGCGTCTTTAAAGGCGAACTTTACCCAGTTAACCCCGGCGAAGACTCCATCTTAGGCTACAAATGCCACAAGAGCCTAAGCAAAATCCCCGGAGAAGTCGAACTCATCGTTGTAATTGTACCAGCAAAAATCGTGCCCTCCGTCATGGAGGAGGCAGTGGCTAAAAAAGTTAAAACAGCCATTATCATCAGCTCAGGCTTCAAGGAAGTCGGCAACAAAGACCTGGAAGCCCAAGTTATCGCTGCCGCAGCAAAAGGCGGCATCCGCGTGCTGGGCCCCAACTGCCTAGGCGTATATTACTCCAAAACAGGCATCGACACCCTGTTTCTGCCCGAAACCAAAGTGCTCACCACCGGCGAAGACGTCGTCGCCACCCCCCGTCCGCTCCCCGGCAACATCGCCATGGTCACCCAAAGCGGAGCCTTCGGCGTCGCAGCACTCGACTATCTCACAGGCCGCCAGATGGGCGTAAGCAAATTCGTGAGCTTCGGCAACAAAAGCGACGTAAGCGAATCCGACATTCTCCATTACCTCCTCTATGACAACGAAACCAAAGTTATCCTCGTTTACCTTGAAGACGTCAAGTCAGGGCGGGAGTTCCTAAAAATCGCCAAGAAAGTCACCGTTAAAAAACCCGTTGTCGTCATCAAGTCGGGGCGCAGCGCTGCAGGTGCAAGAGCCGCCGCCTCACATACGGGCGCTATAGCGGGTTCAGATAAAATCTATGATGCAGCTTTTGAGCAGGGAGGAGTGATCCGCGCCCGCGACATGGAGGAGTTCTTTGACATCGGCAAAGCGTTGGCGATGCAGCCGCCTGCCATGGGCAAAAACATCGGTATTCTCACCGACGCCGGCGGACCGGGAGTCATGACGGTGGATGAGCTGGAATCCTTGGGTTTAACGGTTGAGCGTTTCTGTGAGGAAACAGACCGCAAATTCGAGGAACTGAAAGCCAAAGACGTCATCCTTAAAATCGCGGCTACCCACAACCCCGTGGACCTCACCGGCTCAGTTACCGACGACATGTTCGTAACCGCTGCGGACATCATGTTCCAGGACCCGCAGATCTACGGCATCATTCTGTTGGGGCTTCATCATATGCCTGGTCTTCGAGAAAAATACATCGACGGCATCGTTGAAATCAGCAAGAAATACAACAAACCCATCGTTATGTGTGACATCGGCGCAACCGAAATGGCGCTCTACACCCGAAGCCGCTTCGACAGGCTCTGCGTGCCAAGTTTTGAGTCGCCTGAGGACGCTGCCCGAGCCATGGCGGCGCTGGTTTCCTACGGTGAATACCTCAAACGCAACGGATGCGCAGACGAATACATAGCTAAATTCAAGAAGAACTGCAAACCCTAA
- a CDS encoding coenzyme F420-0:L-glutamate ligase, whose translation MHRYQALAVSTSYWKPNSNYLAQILRSLEGKIQDGDFVVVSEKALAVATGCIQDESRIKPNSNARFIAGFWMRRAWGYPLGILCGFGQRLLKRLRNYPSASGSRHKQATLEHAGLLQALLFGSEGGIDGSNLAYSYVSLPLKDAGGFAKKIQLHLQSQLGVNVCVVVADTDKTYRFRNFYFTPRPDPLIGIHSFGGVFSYVLGRMLRLKRSSTPLAVWGCKLSAGQALTITNIADRARGPGSGATVWDMAARFHVEVDQVSWEMLASVTHKPLVVVRRVVKS comes from the coding sequence ATGCACCGGTATCAGGCTTTAGCAGTCTCCACCAGCTACTGGAAACCAAACAGCAACTACCTAGCACAGATTCTCAGATCTCTGGAGGGCAAAATCCAAGACGGCGACTTCGTGGTTGTTTCCGAGAAGGCGTTGGCGGTGGCGACAGGCTGCATCCAAGATGAATCACGAATAAAGCCGAACTCAAACGCGCGGTTCATCGCGGGGTTCTGGATGCGGCGGGCATGGGGGTACCCGCTGGGGATACTCTGCGGTTTTGGGCAGCGACTGCTAAAGCGACTGCGAAATTATCCTTCGGCGTCGGGGAGCCGCCACAAGCAGGCTACTCTGGAACATGCGGGGCTGCTTCAGGCGCTGCTGTTTGGGTCAGAGGGCGGCATCGACGGCTCAAACCTTGCCTACTCCTACGTGAGCCTGCCCCTCAAAGACGCCGGGGGGTTTGCAAAGAAAATCCAGCTTCACCTGCAAAGCCAACTCGGCGTCAACGTCTGCGTTGTAGTCGCTGACACCGACAAAACCTACCGCTTCCGCAACTTCTACTTCACCCCCCGCCCAGACCCCCTGATAGGCATACATTCGTTTGGCGGGGTCTTCAGCTACGTTTTGGGGCGTATGCTGCGGCTTAAGCGGAGCTCCACGCCTCTGGCGGTTTGGGGCTGCAAGCTCTCAGCGGGGCAAGCTTTAACGATAACTAACATCGCTGACCGCGCAAGAGGACCCGGCTCAGGCGCCACTGTTTGGGATATGGCTGCGCGTTTCCACGTTGAGGTGGATCAAGTTAGCTGGGAAATGCTTGCTTCTGTGACGCATAAGCCCCTGGTCGTGGTGCGCAGGGTCGTTAAAAGTTAA
- the amrS gene encoding AmmeMemoRadiSam system radical SAM enzyme codes for MSLHEAMLYTREKDQKTKCCLCARRCQISPDAPGFCLVRRNEGGALFTLNYGKAVSAGVDPIGKKPLSHFNPGALVMSIAAAGCNFRCQFCDNWMISQDHDVAGRDFPPEEVVKAAQNAGCQGISYTYTEPTIFMEYAYDTAKLARQAGLFNTFVTNGYMTPEAVQTIAPYLDAATVDFKGGADPAFYRSVMGVPDVKPIFESLKELKLCGVHLELTNLVVPGGGDSMDRIRELAKWVRDYLGPDTPLHLLRFHPEYKMSTVPATSVQTMEQAYLTAKNQGLNYVYIGNVPGHPAENTVCPNCDTPVIRREAFDVIQWNLTEDMHCPVCGQTIPIKGKLHQNAQRFPYALF; via the coding sequence ATGTCTCTGCATGAAGCTATGCTCTACACCCGCGAAAAAGACCAAAAAACCAAATGCTGCCTCTGCGCCCGCCGCTGCCAAATCAGCCCCGACGCACCCGGCTTCTGCCTCGTACGCCGAAACGAAGGCGGCGCCCTCTTCACCCTCAACTACGGCAAAGCCGTCTCCGCAGGCGTGGATCCCATCGGCAAAAAACCCCTCAGCCACTTCAACCCCGGCGCCTTGGTGATGTCGATTGCGGCGGCTGGCTGCAACTTTCGCTGCCAATTCTGCGATAACTGGATGATAAGCCAGGACCACGATGTCGCCGGAAGAGATTTCCCCCCTGAGGAAGTGGTTAAAGCCGCACAGAATGCAGGCTGCCAGGGTATAAGCTACACCTATACTGAACCCACCATCTTCATGGAGTACGCCTATGACACCGCTAAGCTAGCAAGGCAGGCGGGGCTGTTTAACACTTTTGTCACCAACGGCTACATGACGCCCGAAGCTGTCCAGACCATCGCACCCTACCTTGACGCGGCAACCGTGGATTTTAAGGGAGGCGCCGACCCGGCCTTTTACCGCTCCGTCATGGGGGTGCCTGATGTGAAACCCATCTTTGAGAGCCTAAAAGAACTCAAACTCTGCGGCGTACATCTGGAACTCACCAACCTGGTTGTGCCCGGCGGCGGCGACTCGATGGATCGCATCCGCGAGTTAGCTAAATGGGTAAGGGATTATCTGGGGCCTGATACGCCGCTTCATCTGCTCCGGTTTCACCCCGAATACAAAATGAGCACGGTTCCAGCTACCTCCGTGCAGACTATGGAGCAAGCCTACCTTACCGCCAAAAACCAGGGCCTCAACTACGTCTACATCGGCAACGTGCCGGGCCACCCCGCTGAAAACACGGTTTGCCCCAACTGCGACACCCCGGTGATTCGCCGAGAAGCCTTCGATGTAATCCAGTGGAACCTCACCGAGGACATGCATTGCCCCGTCTGCGGACAAACAATCCCCATCAAAGGCAAACTCCACCAGAATGCCCAACGGTTCCCCTATGCCCTGTTCTGA